In Clostridia bacterium, one DNA window encodes the following:
- a CDS encoding DUF1538 domain-containing protein, protein MNVLIDRFKEVLLAVFPITVIVLMLNFTIVPLETDQLLRFLFGALLIILGLSIFLFGVDIGITPIGKFAGSHIAKSNRVLILTISGIILGFFISIAEPDLHILASQVDSVTSGFISKSSVLIVVSIGIGVLLSLGLIRIVYNIALYKILTVLYSIIFILSLFTIPEFLAISFDASGATTGALTVPFILALAAGVSGLKKDSEASEQDSFGLVGITSAGAIIAVMVMSIVFKVDKISGSLEYNLYQSNSIIAPFIQKLPTIAAEILIALLPLVVILLVFQKISFKLSRKALRKVIKGLLYTFIGLVLFLVGVNAGFMDVGSVIGYSLASLDNKFLIVIIGFVLGLVTILAEPAVYVLTYQVEDITSGYIRRKIVLMALSIGVGFAVALSILRIIVPAIQLWHYLLPGYLIAIFLTFFVPGLFVGIAFDSGGVASGPMTATFILAFAQGAAEAVEGANVLVDGFGMIAMVALTPLIALQILGLILKVKSAKGGMEENE, encoded by the coding sequence TTGAACGTATTAATTGATAGATTTAAAGAGGTTTTATTAGCTGTGTTTCCCATCACTGTGATCGTGCTGATGCTGAATTTTACCATAGTCCCACTTGAGACTGACCAACTGTTGAGGTTTTTGTTTGGTGCATTATTGATAATTTTGGGCTTGTCGATATTTTTATTCGGAGTGGACATTGGCATTACTCCTATAGGAAAATTTGCAGGTTCTCATATCGCTAAAAGTAATAGGGTATTGATATTGACTATTTCTGGAATAATTCTTGGCTTTTTTATTTCTATAGCTGAACCTGATTTACATATACTCGCTAGTCAAGTAGATTCTGTCACATCAGGTTTTATATCCAAGTCAAGCGTCCTTATAGTAGTGTCTATCGGTATAGGTGTGCTACTTTCGCTAGGTTTAATAAGGATAGTATATAATATTGCTTTGTATAAGATATTAACTGTATTATATTCAATCATCTTTATCTTATCTTTATTTACAATTCCGGAATTTTTAGCTATATCTTTTGATGCTTCCGGTGCTACTACAGGGGCGCTTACTGTGCCTTTCATTTTGGCCTTGGCTGCAGGAGTGTCCGGATTAAAGAAAGATAGTGAAGCTTCTGAACAAGATAGTTTTGGATTGGTGGGTATTACATCAGCTGGTGCTATAATAGCAGTTATGGTGATGAGTATTGTGTTTAAAGTAGATAAAATTTCAGGTAGCCTTGAGTATAATTTATACCAATCAAATTCAATTATAGCACCATTTATTCAAAAGCTTCCTACTATAGCTGCCGAGATTTTGATTGCTTTGCTTCCACTGGTAGTAATACTTTTAGTTTTTCAGAAAATATCTTTCAAATTATCCAGAAAGGCATTAAGAAAAGTTATAAAGGGACTTTTATATACTTTCATCGGATTGGTGCTGTTTTTAGTAGGTGTGAATGCTGGATTTATGGATGTAGGCAGTGTGATAGGATACAGCCTTGCATCATTGGACAACAAGTTTCTAATTGTTATTATAGGGTTTGTCCTAGGTTTGGTAACAATATTGGCCGAGCCGGCAGTTTATGTATTGACATATCAGGTAGAAGATATCACCAGCGGATATATAAGAAGGAAGATTGTATTAATGGCACTTTCTATCGGCGTAGGTTTCGCAGTAGCTTTATCCATATTGAGGATAATAGTTCCCGCAATTCAGCTATGGCATTATTTACTGCCTGGATATTTGATTGCAATTTTTCTTACTTTTTTTGTTCCAGGACTATTTGTAGGGATTGCCTTTGATTCTGGGGGAGTTGCTTCCGGGCCTATGACTGCTACATTTATATTAGCTTTTGCACAGGGAGCTGCCGAAGCAGTAGAGGGAGCAAATGTTTTAGTAGATGGATTCGGCATGATTGCGATGGTAGCCCTAACGCCTTTGATAGCCTTACAGATATTAGGTCTTATTTTAAAAGTGAAATCAGCAAAAGGAGGGATGGAGGAAAATGAGTGA
- a CDS encoding P-II family nitrogen regulator: MSDNPYAGELELICIIVNWGLATRIVRFAKQKGILGATICLGKGTVKSRLLEILDLSDTRKEIILMISDRKTACNALEKINSEFNLSKPNHGVAFATSVAGIFGARNYKSSDIQESRGVENTMHKAVWIIVDKGKGGDVMDIANEAGARGGTIINGRGSGIHETNILFSMPIEPEKEIVLILCQDEQADSIIRSIREQFEIDRPGSGIIFVQDVNKTYGLY, encoded by the coding sequence ATGAGTGACAATCCTTATGCAGGGGAGCTTGAATTGATCTGTATCATTGTAAACTGGGGTTTAGCAACCAGGATAGTCAGATTTGCTAAACAAAAAGGTATTCTAGGTGCTACAATTTGCTTAGGAAAAGGGACTGTTAAAAGTCGGCTTTTAGAGATTTTGGATTTGTCAGATACCAGAAAAGAAATCATTTTGATGATATCTGATAGAAAAACAGCTTGTAATGCCCTTGAGAAAATTAATAGTGAATTTAATTTGAGCAAACCAAATCACGGTGTAGCTTTTGCCACTTCAGTGGCAGGTATATTTGGGGCTAGAAATTATAAATCTAGTGATATTCAAGAAAGTAGAGGTGTGGAAAACACGATGCATAAAGCTGTATGGATAATAGTGGATAAAGGCAAGGGTGGAGATGTTATGGATATAGCGAATGAAGCAGGCGCCAGAGGGGGAACTATAATTAACGGAAGAGGCTCAGGCATACATGAAACCAATATATTGTTTTCTATGCCTATAGAACCGGAAAAAGAGATAGTTCTAATCTTATGTCAGGATGAGCAAGCGGACTCGATCATCCGCTCCATCAGAGAACAGTTTGAAATTGATCGACCAGGCAGTGGCATAATTTTTGTTCAAGATGTAAACAAAACTTATGGATTGTATTGA
- a CDS encoding sugar kinase yields the protein MKKVVTFGEIMLRLSTPRYERFVQASSFDAVYGGVEANVAISLANFGLDAYFVTKLPENEIGQAAVNHVRNFGVHTNYIVRGGNRIGIYYLETGASMRPSKVIYDRAHSSIAEADVSDFDFDEIFKDADWFHFSGITPALSEKSTLLTEKALKAAKKHDVTISMDLNYRKKLWTPERAQQVMTRLMKYVDVCIGIFIKNEENGKFEFDVQPKTTDITKGQLKLKEYNNIFKQMMDNFHFKYVVSTLRKSYSASDNSLSACIYDGNEFYHSKEYDIRIVDRVGGGDSFAAGLIYGLLIGKNFRDALDFGVAASALKHTIHGDCNMVSVKEVESLLQGDTSGRIQR from the coding sequence ATGAAGAAAGTTGTTACTTTTGGCGAAATCATGCTTAGACTTTCCACTCCAAGATACGAACGATTCGTACAAGCCAGCTCTTTTGATGCCGTCTATGGTGGCGTAGAAGCAAATGTTGCCATATCTCTTGCAAATTTTGGCCTTGATGCTTATTTCGTTACCAAATTACCCGAAAATGAGATCGGTCAAGCTGCCGTCAATCATGTCAGAAATTTTGGCGTTCATACAAATTACATTGTTAGAGGTGGTAATCGAATAGGCATTTATTATTTAGAAACCGGAGCCTCCATGAGACCTTCAAAGGTCATTTACGATAGGGCCCATTCTTCTATTGCCGAAGCTGATGTGTCCGATTTTGACTTTGATGAGATTTTTAAAGATGCAGACTGGTTCCATTTTTCAGGAATTACTCCTGCCTTAAGCGAAAAATCTACCTTGCTCACTGAAAAAGCTTTAAAAGCAGCTAAAAAACATGATGTGACAATATCAATGGATTTAAACTATAGAAAAAAACTATGGACGCCGGAACGAGCACAGCAGGTAATGACTCGTCTGATGAAATATGTAGATGTATGTATTGGGATCTTCATTAAAAATGAAGAAAACGGAAAATTCGAATTCGATGTTCAACCAAAAACCACAGATATTACAAAAGGTCAGTTGAAATTGAAAGAATACAATAATATCTTTAAGCAAATGATGGATAACTTCCATTTCAAATATGTGGTCAGCACTCTAAGAAAGTCCTATTCAGCCTCTGATAATAGCTTATCAGCATGTATTTATGATGGAAATGAATTTTATCATTCTAAAGAATATGATATTAGAATAGTAGATAGAGTGGGTGGTGGGGATTCCTTCGCAGCAGGACTAATATATGGATTATTAATCGGCAAAAACTTTAGAGATGCTTTAGATTTTGGTGTTGCTGCATCCGCCCTCAAGCATACAATCCATGGCGATTGTAATATGGTCAGTGTTAAAGAAGTAGAAAGTTTATTGCAAGGAGATACTTCCGGAAGGATACAAAGATAG
- a CDS encoding bifunctional 2-keto-4-hydroxyglutarate aldolase/2-keto-3-deoxy-6-phosphogluconate aldolase, producing the protein MQKFNILKTIQNTGIVAVIRAENEQKAKYIACACMKGGIDIIEIAFTVPGAHKVIEALSKKFENTLLIGAGTVLDSETARTAIFAGARYIVSPAFDLNTSKLCNRYQIPYMPGCMTLTEIIKAMEAGADVIKVFPGSIFGPSFIKTIKDPLPQANLMPTGGVNLDNVDQWIKNGCIAVGVGRALTKGSAEEITKTAEQFIKKIKEARK; encoded by the coding sequence ATGCAAAAATTTAATATTCTTAAGACAATTCAAAATACAGGTATTGTAGCTGTAATCAGAGCAGAAAATGAACAAAAAGCAAAATATATTGCATGTGCCTGCATGAAAGGTGGTATCGATATCATCGAAATTGCCTTCACTGTACCGGGGGCCCATAAAGTAATTGAAGCCTTATCTAAAAAATTTGAGAATACCCTATTAATAGGGGCGGGAACTGTTCTTGATAGTGAAACTGCAAGAACAGCTATTTTTGCAGGTGCCCGATATATTGTCAGCCCCGCTTTTGATTTGAATACTTCGAAATTGTGCAATCGATATCAAATTCCCTATATGCCCGGCTGCATGACTCTTACAGAAATAATCAAAGCCATGGAAGCTGGAGCAGATGTGATCAAGGTATTTCCCGGAAGCATATTCGGTCCATCGTTTATAAAAACAATCAAAGATCCTTTGCCGCAAGCCAATCTTATGCCTACAGGTGGAGTCAATTTAGACAATGTAGATCAATGGATCAAAAATGGCTGCATAGCCGTTGGAGTAGGTAGGGCGCTTACCAAAGGCTCTGCTGAAGAGATTACTAAAACTGCTGAACAATTTATTAAAAAAATCAAAGAAGCTAGAAAGTAA
- a CDS encoding IclR family transcriptional regulator — translation MADLIQSVDRALSILELLSDYNEGLRITDISEKVGLHKSTVYRLLSTLIYKDFVVQDIETNKYKTTLKLFELGSKKIKNTDLVSVSKAYTKKLMECVNEVVHLVVREGNHIVYIDKVEADNTIRMASTIGKRNPMYCTAVGKAILAYLPEQEVQEIWNNSKIEKRTQYTITDFKVLRMELDSIKQRGYAVDNEENEVGVRCVSAPIFNRIGKTDAAISISGPAIRVTEDKVEAIAQEVIKYAHLISKELGYIE, via the coding sequence GTGGCAGATTTAATTCAATCAGTGGACAGAGCATTATCCATATTGGAACTTTTGTCAGATTACAATGAAGGATTGAGAATAACGGATATAAGCGAAAAAGTTGGACTTCACAAAAGTACAGTGTATAGGCTATTGTCTACATTAATTTACAAGGATTTTGTTGTTCAGGATATAGAAACCAATAAATATAAAACAACATTAAAATTATTTGAATTGGGGAGTAAAAAAATAAAAAATACCGATCTGGTCAGTGTTTCAAAAGCTTATACTAAAAAGCTGATGGAATGTGTAAATGAGGTGGTACACCTTGTTGTAAGAGAAGGTAACCACATTGTTTATATAGATAAAGTTGAAGCGGACAATACTATTCGTATGGCATCTACCATCGGGAAGAGAAATCCCATGTACTGCACAGCGGTCGGAAAAGCTATTTTAGCCTACTTACCTGAACAGGAGGTACAAGAGATATGGAATAATAGCAAAATTGAAAAACGGACACAATATACAATTACAGACTTTAAAGTTCTCAGAATGGAATTAGATTCTATAAAACAGAGGGGCTATGCGGTAGATAATGAAGAAAATGAAGTTGGGGTGAGATGTGTAAGTGCTCCTATATTTAATAGAATCGGGAAAACCGATGCGGCGATAAGTATCTCGGGACCAGCTATTAGGGTGACAGAAGATAAGGTAGAAGCAATTGCCCAAGAAGTTATCAAATATGCACATTTAATTTCAAAAGAACTTGGTTACATAGAATAA
- a CDS encoding C4-dicarboxylate TRAP transporter substrate-binding protein, whose protein sequence is MKPAKIISILLVLAMVFLFVACGGETENDQGGEKSQVSSESEDTKGGEDDEDAKVPDKEYVLKHCHVLSTSEPFHQGFLDWAKAVEEKTNGGLKIEVYPSGQMGVEEDLLEQAKEGVNIGHNTDSARLGMYVEELAVMNGPYFVDNLDEVEKLKDSPTLQAHIDEVESYGLKVLSYNWVQTHRHFYTNVEVDKPSDLAGLRIRTPGSPIWQESVRALGAEPVAMNFGDMYSGIQQGAVDGAELVYANIPGAKLYEVLDYANETGHILLINFQVCSADWFNSLPEEYQQILVEECDKAGMEVSKEMEANIKNIKDELEEQGMIINDDCDIEAFKQAGEQAYETLELTEVKQKIWEEIGKK, encoded by the coding sequence ATGAAACCTGCAAAGATCATTAGTATATTGCTAGTTCTTGCTATGGTGTTTTTGTTTGTAGCTTGTGGTGGAGAAACTGAAAATGACCAAGGGGGAGAAAAGAGTCAAGTATCCAGTGAAAGCGAGGATACCAAAGGTGGAGAAGATGATGAAGATGCTAAAGTTCCGGACAAAGAGTATGTGTTGAAACACTGTCATGTGCTGTCTACATCTGAACCATTTCATCAAGGTTTTCTTGATTGGGCTAAAGCAGTAGAGGAGAAAACTAATGGTGGTCTGAAAATCGAAGTTTATCCTTCAGGTCAGATGGGTGTGGAAGAAGACTTGCTCGAGCAGGCTAAAGAAGGTGTGAATATAGGTCATAACACAGACTCTGCTAGACTTGGTATGTATGTGGAGGAACTTGCTGTTATGAACGGTCCTTACTTTGTTGACAATCTTGATGAAGTGGAGAAATTGAAGGACAGCCCGACTCTCCAAGCTCACATCGATGAAGTGGAAAGTTATGGGCTGAAAGTGCTTTCCTATAATTGGGTGCAGACACATCGCCACTTTTACACGAATGTAGAAGTAGATAAACCATCAGATTTAGCCGGATTGAGAATCCGTACACCAGGATCTCCTATTTGGCAGGAATCTGTTAGAGCATTGGGCGCTGAACCGGTTGCAATGAATTTTGGTGATATGTATAGCGGAATTCAGCAGGGTGCTGTTGATGGAGCTGAACTGGTTTATGCGAACATCCCGGGTGCTAAACTCTATGAGGTTTTGGATTATGCAAATGAAACCGGACACATTCTTTTGATCAACTTCCAAGTCTGCAGTGCAGATTGGTTTAACAGTCTGCCGGAAGAATATCAGCAAATCCTTGTAGAGGAATGCGATAAAGCAGGTATGGAGGTTTCCAAAGAAATGGAGGCAAATATAAAAAATATCAAGGATGAGCTAGAAGAACAGGGAATGATTATAAATGACGATTGTGATATTGAAGCTTTTAAGCAAGCCGGCGAACAAGCCTACGAAACACTGGAACTCACCGAGGTAAAACAAAAGATTTGGGAAGAGATCGGTAAAAAATAA
- a CDS encoding TRAP transporter small permease subunit, translating into MKFYNWIGKAETTIAKYCLLIMTVLVFISATIRRFGHPISWAVDISTFLFAWAVFLGGDAALRKDALVSIDLLVNRFSEKVQKNIRIFNNIIISAFLIIMLVYGIKLTITTYHRTFAGLPWLSFSWVTISVPLGCLLMLTTVLLKTKDILKGGGQSE; encoded by the coding sequence ATGAAATTCTATAATTGGATTGGCAAAGCAGAGACGACTATTGCCAAGTACTGCCTGCTTATTATGACTGTTTTGGTGTTTATTTCAGCTACCATTAGGAGATTTGGTCACCCTATATCTTGGGCTGTAGATATTTCTACCTTTCTTTTTGCATGGGCGGTATTTCTCGGAGGAGATGCGGCTTTACGCAAGGATGCACTTGTAAGCATTGATTTACTTGTGAATAGGTTTTCTGAAAAGGTACAGAAAAATATAAGAATATTCAATAATATTATTATTTCTGCATTCTTAATCATAATGTTGGTCTATGGAATAAAGCTGACAATTACTACTTATCATCGTACCTTTGCCGGGTTGCCATGGCTCAGCTTTTCATGGGTGACAATATCTGTGCCATTAGGGTGCTTATTGATGTTGACGACTGTTCTGTTGAAAACAAAGGATATTCTTAAGGGAGGAGGCCAATCTGAATGA
- a CDS encoding TRAP transporter large permease, with amino-acid sequence MILVVIVFAVLLLLGMPVAFVMGISGAVFFFGQETLNFTIPVQLTLTQTQNFAMLAIPMFIFAGNLMNQTGITEHLLRLASVLTGHMRAGLAQTTVVLSALMGGVTSSAIGDASMQARIFQPTMEKKKYARGFAAGSVAASSIITPIIPPGTGLILYGTIGEVSIGRLFAGGILPGILMTLVLMAAVSFTARKNHYPPEKEKRASGKEMGKTAIDCIWALAFPIILFVGMRTGFFTPSEAGAFAAVYAVVIGVLVYKELTWEKFKQAMNTTAIDVGMIMLLICFSGALSYALTWEAIPQQIMEFLLGITQSPILIMGILMIFLLVAGMFVDSTVLILLLTPMLVPVAAQIGVDPVHFGIVMVLTLTCGLLTPPVGVVMYVVCSIFNCSIPQYFRESKYIWLAMLISIIIVLLVPTLTLWLPDLIF; translated from the coding sequence ATGATACTTGTAGTAATAGTTTTTGCCGTTTTGCTCTTGCTGGGTATGCCGGTAGCATTTGTCATGGGTATATCCGGAGCCGTTTTCTTTTTCGGTCAGGAAACTCTGAACTTTACGATACCCGTCCAGTTGACATTGACCCAGACACAGAATTTTGCTATGTTAGCTATTCCTATGTTCATTTTTGCCGGGAATCTGATGAATCAGACCGGAATTACCGAACACTTGCTTAGATTGGCCAGCGTTTTGACCGGTCATATGAGAGCCGGGTTGGCGCAGACTACAGTTGTGTTATCTGCGCTGATGGGGGGAGTCACCAGTTCGGCCATTGGGGATGCCAGTATGCAGGCACGTATTTTCCAGCCTACCATGGAGAAGAAAAAATACGCTCGAGGGTTTGCCGCTGGTTCTGTTGCAGCTAGTTCTATCATCACACCTATCATTCCTCCCGGTACCGGCTTGATACTATATGGGACTATAGGTGAGGTTTCCATTGGAAGGTTGTTCGCCGGAGGGATTTTACCCGGGATTCTGATGACGTTAGTATTGATGGCGGCTGTTTCGTTTACAGCCAGAAAAAATCATTATCCACCGGAAAAAGAAAAAAGAGCATCGGGCAAGGAAATGGGGAAGACAGCCATTGACTGTATTTGGGCTCTGGCGTTTCCAATCATATTGTTTGTAGGTATGCGAACCGGCTTTTTTACACCTTCCGAGGCCGGTGCTTTTGCAGCCGTTTATGCAGTAGTGATAGGTGTTTTGGTATATAAAGAATTGACTTGGGAAAAATTTAAGCAGGCTATGAATACGACTGCAATAGATGTTGGAATGATTATGCTTTTGATCTGCTTTTCGGGTGCTTTGAGCTATGCACTGACTTGGGAGGCTATTCCTCAACAGATCATGGAATTTCTGCTAGGGATCACACAATCTCCCATTTTGATCATGGGAATTTTGATGATTTTTCTGCTGGTCGCAGGTATGTTTGTTGATTCCACTGTCCTGATCTTATTATTAACACCGATGTTGGTTCCTGTAGCAGCTCAAATCGGTGTTGATCCGGTGCATTTTGGTATCGTTATGGTACTTACTTTGACTTGTGGTCTTTTGACACCGCCGGTAGGAGTTGTCATGTATGTGGTCTGTTCAATATTTAATTGTTCTATTCCACAGTACTTTAGAGAATCCAAATATATATGGTTGGCGATGCTTATTTCTATTATCATTGTTTTGTTGGTGCCAACATTGACGTTATGGTTGCCTGATTTAATATTTTAA